A section of the Gasterosteus aculeatus chromosome 10, fGasAcu3.hap1.1, whole genome shotgun sequence genome encodes:
- the adnp2b gene encoding activity-dependent neuroprotector homeobox protein 2b: protein MYQCPVGNIEKIRKARKAVKNILGEIGLEDCQNLLKDLNEKTEKDSDEDEVFQETAWVDITDGYNVRLQKKWPYRSRSLCCSMCKYSSQNIYNFRSHISRCHGYLQSFCALAPCSKCLYIGHPKSLKKHMLFFHATYIQPQREGPQPAHRGNERYQCRKCGFPAPSIFTMKKHIILKHLDSVAERYIGYRFLLQGTTSVKVYCCKVCKVNTGNLDQMLHHMLVEPSHYPVSTQVQSLIHENKNLTVKAAPNGSGVFVTFPNIAPKPQQPQIFNSKSMVLPSNGQPAGTMVALQQLGRTNSATLICAPGTNQAFLPPQASALVQLASAEAKGLLQPGATIALRGALPQGPGSMVQLPTMSNVSLKPAPMALVSPPAQQQQIVFSSGLRANVAGVSKPAADTRNAPTKQVALQGTMLTSQSLLSHLIPTGNKMNGMPTYTFAPLQVAMPASQSSSSPLKAVEQTKNSAPPTKKWITCPLCNELFPSNVFDVHTEVAHQQKSNASKSESVAAQAAFLRKMPDKTVKCLTCKILLSEKSVFQHLLHGLNCLYCSALFFSIKQLVEHVKQHNPTSKTYCDFLRQKYRVYSKGIGGILFPYFDVHTTAPKEVLGETEVNLALVTNSLDLIFIKLQPSSQPDICTATAKINSAYCPFCDEKFQSETEHLQHLKQKHLVAPTIHAILKTEAFKCIYCNGVYTGKVTQQAVMLHIQRCRCSPKQPQPDKAAVAPPQPQKPVQQFTQPLYFLQMSPGMTMNQALAPARVIQAAPAAPPAAAAAAAAATAATTTRPETEAQLMSKKRLEAAWMQVMATNKREREQKAAIRRKREQDKLRPAAAPLPPSPAPAPVAPAPIVLQLDPAVKLLLEPNSAECRGGESRKDFLSKYFNLNPYANRTETDELCKRLSLTKVELAGHFSRKRSKCMKSLRSSKAAIFLGFNMTELSKVEHNLIIPEQRPAEASEQAESDEDEPQPMDESGNEKATDGEPVEQME from the exons ATGTATCAGTGTCCAGTTGGAAATATTGAGAAGATCCGAAAGGCGCGCAAGGCGGTGAAAAATATCCTTGGTGAGATCGGCCTCGAAGACTGTCAGAACCTGCTGAAG GATCTGAATGAAAAGACTGAGAAAGACTCCGATGAAGACGAGGTGTTTCAGGAAACCGCCTGGGTCGATATCACAGATGGATACAATGTCAGACTACAGAAAAAG TGGCCTTATAGGTCTCGATCTCTGTGCTGCAGCATGTGCAAGTACTCCTCGCAAAACATCTACAACTTCAGGAGCCACATCTCTCGTTGCCATGGATACCTGCAGTCGTTCTGCGCCCTGGCACCCTGTTCTAAGTGCCTCTACATCGGACACCCCAAGTCTCTCAAGAAGCACATGCTGTTCTTCCATGCCACCTACATACAACCGCAGAGGGAAGGGCCTCAACCCGCCCATCGCGGAAATGAGCGGTATCAGTGTCGGAAATGTGGCTTTCCGGCACCCTCTATCTTCACGATGAAGAAGCACATCATCCTTAAGCACCTGGACAGTGTAGCAGAACGGTATATCGGTTACAGATTCCTCCTTCAAGGGACTACATCTGTGAAGGTCTACTGCTGCAAGGTGTGCAAGGTGAACACTGGAAACCTCGACCAAATGTTGCATCACATGCTGGTGGAGCCGTCGCATTACCCGGTCAGCACCCAAGTGCAGAGTCTGATTCACGAGAACAAGAACTTGACAGTTAAAGCGGCGCCCAATGGGAGCGGCGTGTTTGTGACGTTCCCAAACATTGCTCCTAAACCGCAGCAGCCTCAAATTTTCAACAGTAAGTCCATGGTTCTACCGAGTAATGGCCAACCTGCTGGGACTATGGTGGCCTTACAGCAGTTAGGAAGAACAAACAGTGCGACTCTGATCTGTGCACCCGGAACCAACCAGGCGTTTCTGCCCCCTCAAGCGTCGGCGCTAGTTCAACTAGCTAGTGCTGAGGCCAAAGGTCTGCTCCAGCCTGGTGCCACGATAGCCCTCCGAGGTGCTTTGCCTCAGGGGCCGGGGTCTATGGTGCAGCTGCCTACGATGTCCAACGTGTCTCTGAAACCGGCGCCTATGGCTCTGGTTTCACCTCCAGCACAACAGCAGCAAATTGTTTTCTCGTCGGGACTGCGGGCCAACGTGGCGGGCGTATCGAAGCCAGCCGCAGACACGCGAAATGCACCAACGAAACAAGTCGCCCTGCAAGGTACCATGCTGACCTCACAGTCCCTGCTTAGTCACTTGATCCCGACTGGCAACAAGATGAATGGCATGCCCACTTACACGTTTGCTCCGCTGCAAGTAGCAATGCCGGCCTCCCAGAGCTCAAGTTCTCCTCTCAAGGCTGTTGAGCAAACAAAGAACTCCGCCCCGCCAACTAAGAAATGGATTACCTGTCCCCTCTGCAATGAACTTTTCCCCTCCAACGTCTTTGATGTGCACACAGAGGTCGCTCACCAGCAAAAATCTAACGCGTCCAAGTCAGAAAGTGTGGCGGCACAAGCAGCTTTCCTGAGAAAAATGCCGGACAAGACTGTCAAATGCCTCACGTGCAAAATTCTACTCTCAGAAAAAAGCGTCTTCCAACACCTTCTGCATGGCCTAAATTGTTTGTACTGCTCCGCTTTGTTCTTTTCCATCAAGCAGCTAGTTGAGCATGTAAAGCAGCACAATCCCACAAGCAAGACATACTGTGATTTTCTGAGGCAGAAGTACAGGGTCTACTCTAAAGGTATTGGAGGAATCCTGTTTCCTTACTTCGACGTCCACACCACCGCACCAAAAGAGGTCTTGGGAGAGACCGAGGTCAACCTGGCACTGGTCACAAATTCCCTCGACCTGATCTTCATTAAGTTGCAGCCCAGCAGCCAGCCGGACATCTGCACGGCGACGGCAAAAATCAACAGCGCGTATTGTCCCTTCTGTGACGAGAAGTTTCAGAGTGAGACCGAGCACCTGCAGCACCTGAAGCAAAAGCATTTAGTGGCACCCACCATTCACGCTATCCTCAAAACAGAGGCCTTCAAGTGCATATACTGCAACGGCGTGTACACGGGCAAGGTCACCCAGCAGGCGGTGATGCTGCACATTCAGCGCTGCCGTTGTTCCCCGAAACAACCACAGCCAGACAAAGCGGCGGTGGCGCCGCCACAGCCGCAGAAACCCGTTCAGCAGTTTACGCAGCCCCTCTACTTTCTCCAAATGTCACCGGGTATGACCATGAACCAGGCTCTGGCTCCAGCTCGGGTGATTCAGGCTGCACCGGCCGCGCCCCCTGCCgctgccgcagcagcagcagctgcaacagcagcaacaacaactcgTCCCGAGACGGAAGCGCAGCTGATGTCGAAGAAGAGGctggaggctgcgtggatgcaGGTGATGGCGACCAACAAACGTGAGCGGGAACAAAAGGCGGCCATTCGCAGGAAGCGCGAGCAGGACAAGCTGcggccggcggcggcgccgcTGCCGCCATCACCGGCACCGGCTCCAGTGGCACCGGCACCCATTGTGCTTCAGCTGGACCCCGcggtgaagctgctgctggagcccaACTCGGCCGAGTGCCGCGGCGGCGAGAGCCGCAAGGACTTCCTATCCAAGTACTTCAACCTGAACCCCTACGCAAACCGGACAGAGACCGACGAGCTGTGCAAGAGGTTGTCCCTCACAAAGGTGGAGTTGGCGGGCCACTTCAGCAGGAAGCGCAGTAAGTGCATGAAGAGCCTCAGGAGCAGCAAGGCCGCCATATTCCTCGGCTTCAACATGACAGAACTGAGCAAAGTCGAGCACAATCTCATAATCCCCGAACAGCGGCCCGCCGAGGCCTCGGAGCAGGCGGAGAGCGACGAGGACGAACCACAGCCGATGGATGAGAGCGGAAACGAGAAAGCTACCGACGGCGAGCCGGTGGAGCAGATGGAATAA
- the LOC120826394 gene encoding uncharacterized protein LOC120826394 isoform X2 translates to MIVPMGCGGSRADAIIEPRYHESWTRETESTWLTNTDVETSLPVANSKALEASLREKRMVNTGTQCGKQALTSTSSNHQRRPRRSLSDQSSRESKRRASKEASALSKDGQPVDINSNGDGEPGNVCDER, encoded by the exons ATGATTGTCCCGATGGGTTGTGGAGGGAGTCGGGCGGACGCGATCATTGAGCCGAGGTACCACGAGAGCTGGACCAGAGAAACGGAATCGACGTGGCTCACCAATACGGACGTGGAGACCTCTCTGCCAGTAGCAAACA GTAAAGCTCTGGAGGCCAGCCTGAGAGAGAAGAGGATGGTGAACACAGGCACCCAGTGTGGGAAGCAGGCCctcacctccaccagctccaacCACCAGAGGAGACCCAGACGCTCCTTGAGTGAT CAGAGCAGTCGTGAGTCCAAGAGGAGGGCATCAAAAGAGGCAAGTGCGTTGTCTAAGGATGGGCAGCCCGTCGACATCAACAGCAACGGAGACGGCGAACCTGGGAACGTGTGTGATGAGAGATGA
- the azin1b gene encoding antizyme inhibitor 1b — MKGLVDKPSYIIELLEGGVTLEDIIDGHICEQTLVEKSAFVVGDLGALMRQHVCWQSAAPRLQPYYPVKCNSSPAVIEVLASLGLGFICANKTEVSLVLDHGVPPENIILSGVCKQLAHIKHAAKNNIQHLVCENEAELSKISRLHPGAKLLLQLNTESHAAETSMAFGFSLKSCRHLLEAAKELGVQVVGVTFHIPSSCQDLQQAYTHALSDARCVFDMGVDLGFNMNILDIGGGFTGSEGQLNQVESAVRPLLDAYFPPMSGVQVLAQPGSFYVASAFSLAVNVIGKKVMNRHWDSLTQGVNNEDTVFLYYMNEGVYGPFSRKLLGNCIAAPSVHKHVLCAEEEVFPSSLWGPSLDQLDQVVERCLLPELSVGDWLCFSNMGVCGLEEFSCLSSSPQLPVYYTVSTCDWYEMQEAGVALDSAVKNFSMVR, encoded by the exons ATGAAAGGACTCGTTGACAAACCCAGCTACATCATTGAACTCCTGGAGGGAGGAGTGACCCTTGAAGATATCATTGACGGACACATCTGTGAGCAGACCCTG GTGGAGAAGAGTGCATTTGTGGTGGGAGACCTCGGTGCCCTGATGCGGCAGCATGTCTGCTGGCAGAGTGCAGCACCGCGGCTGCAGCCCTACTACCCGGTCAAGTGCAACAGCAGCCCTGCAGTCATCGAGGTGCTGGCTTCCTTGGGCCTGGGCTTCATTTGTGCCAACAAG ACTGAAGTAAGCCTGGTGCTGGACCACGGCGTGCCACCAGAAAACATCATTCTGTCAGGCGTTTGCAAGCAGCTGGCACACATCAAGCACGCAGCCAAGAACAACATCCAACATCTTGTGTGCGAAAATGAGGCTGAGTTGTCCAAGATTTCACGCCTGCACCCTGGTGCAAA ATTGTTGCTGCAGTTGAACACCGAGTCCCACGCAGCTGAAACCAGCATGGCCTTTGGCTTTTCTCTGAAGAGCTGCCGGCACCTGCTGGAAGCGGCTAAGGAGCTCGGTGTCCAGGTGGTGGGAGTGACTTTTCACATCCCCAGCTCCTGCCAAGACCTGCAACAGGCCTACACCCATGCACTGTCAGATGCCCGCTGTGTGTTTGACATGGGG GTGGATCTGGGCTTTAACATGAACATCCTGGACATTGGTGGGGGATTTACTGGCTCGGAGGGTCAGCTCAACCAG GTAGAGTCTGCAGTGAGACCGCTGCTGGACGCTTACTTCCCCCCAATGTCTGGCGTGCAAGTGTTGGCCCAGCCAGGCAGCTTCTACGTGGCCTCTGCTTTCAGCCTGGCTGTGAACGTCATCGGCAAAAAGGTGATGAATCGTCACTGGGACAGCCTCACTCAAG GTGTGAACAATGAAGACACAGTGTTCCTGTACTACATGAATGAGGGTGTTTATGGCCCATTTAGCCGCAAGCTGCTGGGAAACTGCATCGCTGCACCGTCAGTGCACAAG CACGTGCTGTGTGCCGAGGAGGAGGTGTTTCCCAGCAGCCTGTGGGGCCCGTCACTGGACCAGCTGGACCAGGTGGTAGAGCGCTGCCTGCTGCCTGAGCTCAGTGTGGGAGACTGGCTCTGCTTCTCCAACATGGGAGTGTGTGGCCTGGAGGAGTTCAGCTGCCTCTCCAGCTCCCCCCAGCTGCCTGTCTACTACACTGTCTCCACTTGTGACTG GTACGAGATGCAGGAGGCCGGTGTGGCACTGGACAGTGCTGTGAAGAATTTCTCCATGGTCCGGTAA
- the LOC120826394 gene encoding uncharacterized protein LOC120826394 isoform X1: MIVPMGCGGSRADAIIEPRYHESWTRETESTWLTNTDVETSLPVANSKALEASLREKRMVNTGTQCGKQALTSTSSNHQRRPRRSLSDVGVTGSSRAVVSPRGGHQKRQVRCLRMGSPSTSTATETANLGTCVMRDEEKPSPCEEDDGGCSFEKFTRRRDGDLQTCADDVCS; the protein is encoded by the exons ATGATTGTCCCGATGGGTTGTGGAGGGAGTCGGGCGGACGCGATCATTGAGCCGAGGTACCACGAGAGCTGGACCAGAGAAACGGAATCGACGTGGCTCACCAATACGGACGTGGAGACCTCTCTGCCAGTAGCAAACA GTAAAGCTCTGGAGGCCAGCCTGAGAGAGAAGAGGATGGTGAACACAGGCACCCAGTGTGGGAAGCAGGCCctcacctccaccagctccaacCACCAGAGGAGACCCAGACGCTCCTTGAGTGATGTAGGTGTCACTGGTAGCAG CAGAGCAGTCGTGAGTCCAAGAGGAGGGCATCAAAAGAGGCAAGTGCGTTGTCTAAGGATGGGCAGCCCGTCGACATCAACAGCAACGGAGACGGCGAACCTGGGAACGTGTGTGATGAGAGATGAAGAAAAGCCAAGCCCCTGTGAGGAAGACGATGGCGGCTGCAGCTTTGAAAAGTTCACCAGAAGACGGGACGGCGATTTACAGACTTGTGCGGATGATGTTTGCTCGTAA
- the atp6v1c1b gene encoding V-type proton ATPase subunit C 1-B gives MTEFWLISAPGEKTCQQTWDKLMVATTRTNNLSANNKFNIPDLKVGTLDVLVGLSDELAKLDTFVESVVKKVAQYMADVLEDSRDKVQENLLANGVDLVTYITRFQWDMAKYPIKQSLKNISEIISKQASQIDNDLKARASAYNNLKGNLQNLERKNAGSLLTRSLADIVKKEDFIVDSEYLITMLVVVQKTGYADWQKTYETLAEMVVPRSTKLLFEDHDSGLFSVTLFRKAIDDFKHKARENKFTVRDFQYNEEELKADKEEMTRLCTDKKKQFGPLVRWLKVNFSEAFIAWIHIKALRVFVESVLRYGLPVNFQAMLLQPNKKNMKKLREVLSDLYKHLDSSAAIIDAAMDIPGLNLSQQEYYPYVYYKIDCNLLDFKV, from the exons ATGACAGAATTCTGGTTGATCTCCGCTCCGGGGGAGAAGACGTGCCAGCAGACCTGGGACAAGCTGATGGTGGCCACCACACGCACCAACAACCTCTCTGCCAACAACAAGTTCAACATCCCCGATCTCAAG GTGGGAACGCTGGATGTCCTGGTGGGTCTGTCCGATGAACTGGCCAAACTAGACACTTTTGTGGAAAG TGTGGTGAAGAAGGTCGCTCAGTACATGGCCGACGTCCTGGAGGACAGTCGAGACAAAGTCCAGGAGAACCTTCTCGCCAATGGAG TGGACCTGGTCACCTACATCACCAGATTCCAGTGGGACATGGCTAAGTACCCCATCAAACAGTCACTGAAAAACATCTCTGAGATCATCTCCAAG cAAGCGAGTCAGATAGACAACGACCTGAAGGCCAGAGCTTCCGCGTACAACAACCTGAAGGGAAACCTGCAAAATTTGGAGAGGAAGAATGC AGGGAGTTTGTTGACCAGGAGTTTGGCGGACATCGTAAAGAAAGAGGATTTTATCGTGGACTCAGAGTACCTTATTACCATGCTGGTGGTTGTCCAAAA GACAGGTTATGCAGACTGGCAGAAGACCTATGAGACCCTGGCAGAGATGGTTGTGCCACGCTCCACAAA gctgcTGTTTGAGGACCACGACAGCGGTCTGTTCAGTGTCACTCTCTTTAGGAAGGCTATCGATGACTTCAAGCACAAGGCCAGAGAAAACAA GTTTACGGTGCGTGATTTCCAGTATaacgaggaggagctgaaggccgaCAAAGAAGAGATGACACGTTTGTGCACTGACAAGAAGAAACAGTTT GGGCCTTTGGTACGATGGCTGAAAGTGAATTTCAGCGAAGCCTTCATCGCGTGGATTCACATAAAAGCCCTTCGTGTGTTCGTGGAATCAGTTTTAAG ATATGGACTGCCAGTGAACTTCCAGGCCATGCTGCTGCAGCCCAACAAGAAGAACATGAAGAAGCTGAGAGAGGTGCTCTCCGACCTGTACAAACACCTGGACAGCAGCGCTGCCATCATCGAT GCCGCTATGGACATCCCAGGGCTGAACCTGAGCCAGCAGGAGTACTACCCCTATGTTTACTACAAGATCGACTGCAACTTGCTGGACTTCAAAGTCTAG
- the LOC120826394 gene encoding uncharacterized protein LOC120826394 isoform X3 — protein sequence MIVPMGCGGSRADAIIEPRYHESWTRETESTWLTNTDVETSLPVANSKALEASLREKRMVNTGTQCGKQALTSTSSNHQRRPRRSLSDSSRESKRRASKEASALSKDGQPVDINSNGDGEPGNVCDER from the exons ATGATTGTCCCGATGGGTTGTGGAGGGAGTCGGGCGGACGCGATCATTGAGCCGAGGTACCACGAGAGCTGGACCAGAGAAACGGAATCGACGTGGCTCACCAATACGGACGTGGAGACCTCTCTGCCAGTAGCAAACA GTAAAGCTCTGGAGGCCAGCCTGAGAGAGAAGAGGATGGTGAACACAGGCACCCAGTGTGGGAAGCAGGCCctcacctccaccagctccaacCACCAGAGGAGACCCAGACGCTCCTTGAGTGAT AGCAGTCGTGAGTCCAAGAGGAGGGCATCAAAAGAGGCAAGTGCGTTGTCTAAGGATGGGCAGCCCGTCGACATCAACAGCAACGGAGACGGCGAACCTGGGAACGTGTGTGATGAGAGATGA